A single region of the Streptomyces caelestis genome encodes:
- a CDS encoding ABC transporter substrate-binding protein, translating to MNRKTLVLPAVIGLLAPVLAACGGSDSGSDSGDAIVVGTTDRFTASKDAPAPLDPAYAYDVGTWNILRQTVQTLMIQPRGEGEPVPEAAERCGFTDTGNERYACTLRDGLKFANGDAVTAADVKYSIDRARSLKADSGVFALLSTIDTVETQGDHEVIFHLKTADATFPYKLSTPVAGIVDPDEYPKNKLRDGFDLQGSGPYTLKAEVENNEMVKAQFTRNPDYKGSLKVNNSKIDMVSFKDADAMGTALDKGDIDLMTRTMSPEQIRKLSGDADTDIDLVEMPGLEIRYLGFNTDAPTVKSKAVRQAMAQVVNRSELVSKVYGSQAEPLYSLVPATVTGHSNSFFNKYGDPNVTKARSLLDRAGVTTPVKLTLHYTTDHYGPATKQEFAVLRDQLNSSGLFDVSIKGTPWNTFRPAEKKGEYDVYGMGWFPDFPDADNFLAPFLDADNTLGSPYDNSRIRNTLIPESRREADRLSATTSLTDIQDIVASDVPMLPLWQGKQYVAARDDITGTAYALNSSSTLQLWELGRGVSG from the coding sequence ATGAACCGCAAGACTTTGGTGCTGCCGGCCGTGATCGGCCTGCTCGCGCCGGTGCTCGCCGCCTGCGGCGGGTCCGACAGCGGGAGTGACAGCGGCGACGCGATCGTCGTCGGCACCACGGACCGGTTCACCGCCTCGAAGGACGCCCCCGCGCCCCTGGACCCGGCGTACGCCTATGACGTCGGCACCTGGAACATCCTGCGCCAGACCGTGCAGACCCTGATGATCCAGCCGCGCGGCGAGGGCGAGCCGGTACCGGAGGCCGCCGAGCGCTGCGGCTTCACCGACACCGGCAACGAGCGCTACGCCTGCACCCTGCGCGACGGCCTGAAGTTCGCGAACGGCGACGCCGTCACGGCGGCCGACGTCAAGTACTCCATCGACCGGGCCCGTTCCCTCAAGGCCGACAGCGGCGTGTTCGCGCTGCTGTCCACCATCGACACCGTCGAGACGCAGGGCGACCACGAGGTCATCTTCCACCTCAAGACCGCCGACGCGACCTTCCCGTACAAGCTGTCGACACCGGTCGCCGGCATCGTCGACCCCGACGAGTACCCGAAGAACAAGCTGCGCGACGGCTTCGACCTCCAGGGCTCCGGCCCGTACACCCTCAAGGCCGAGGTCGAGAACAACGAGATGGTCAAGGCCCAGTTCACCCGGAACCCCGACTACAAGGGGAGTCTGAAGGTGAACAACAGCAAGATCGACATGGTCTCCTTCAAGGACGCCGACGCCATGGGCACGGCGCTGGACAAGGGGGACATCGACCTGATGACCCGCACCATGTCGCCGGAGCAGATCCGCAAGCTCTCGGGCGACGCGGACACCGACATCGACCTCGTCGAGATGCCCGGCCTGGAGATCCGCTACCTGGGCTTCAACACCGACGCCCCGACCGTGAAGTCCAAGGCCGTACGCCAGGCGATGGCCCAGGTCGTCAACCGCAGCGAACTGGTCTCCAAGGTCTACGGCTCCCAGGCCGAGCCGCTGTACTCGCTCGTCCCGGCCACCGTCACCGGCCACTCCAACTCGTTCTTCAACAAGTACGGCGACCCGAACGTCACCAAGGCCCGCTCCCTGCTCGACCGAGCCGGCGTGACCACCCCGGTGAAGCTGACGCTGCACTACACGACCGACCACTACGGTCCCGCCACCAAGCAGGAGTTCGCGGTCCTCCGCGACCAGCTGAACTCCAGCGGCCTGTTCGACGTCAGCATCAAGGGCACCCCGTGGAACACGTTCCGCCCGGCAGAGAAGAAGGGCGAGTACGACGTCTACGGCATGGGCTGGTTCCCGGACTTCCCGGACGCCGACAACTTCCTCGCGCCGTTCCTCGACGCCGACAACACCCTCGGCTCGCCGTACGACAACAGCAGGATCCGCAACACCCTGATCCCGGAGTCCCGCCGTGAGGCGGACCGGCTGTCCGCCACCACCAGCCTGACGGACATTCAGGACATCGTCGCCTCCGACGTGCCGATGCTGCCGCTGTGGCAGGGCAAGCAGTACGTCGCCGCGCGCGACGACATCACGGGTACCGCGTACGCGCTCAACTCCTCGTCGACGCTCCAGCTGTGGGAGCTCGGCCGGGGCGTGAGTGGCTGA
- a CDS encoding HAD family hydrolase, translating to MTSTVPALGTRTAEGSALQAVLLDMDGTLVDTEGFWWDVEVEVFASLGHMLDESWRHVVVGGPMTRSAGFLIEVTGADITLDELTVLLNDGFEDRIGRALPLMPGAGRLLAELYEYEIPTALVSASHRRIIDRVLTSLGAHHFALTVAGDEVPRTKPHPDPYLAAAAGLGADPARCAVIEDTATGVAAAEAAGCRVVAVPSVAPIAPALRRTVVTSLEEVDLTFLHGLMTEMR from the coding sequence ATGACCAGTACGGTTCCCGCGCTCGGTACACGTACGGCCGAAGGCTCGGCGCTGCAGGCCGTGCTCCTCGACATGGACGGCACCCTGGTGGACACGGAGGGCTTCTGGTGGGACGTCGAGGTCGAGGTCTTCGCCTCCCTCGGCCACATGCTCGACGAGTCCTGGCGCCATGTCGTGGTCGGCGGCCCCATGACCCGCAGCGCGGGGTTCCTGATCGAGGTCACCGGCGCGGACATCACCCTCGACGAGCTCACGGTGCTCCTGAACGACGGCTTCGAGGACCGTATCGGCCGCGCCCTGCCGCTGATGCCCGGCGCCGGACGGCTGCTGGCCGAACTGTACGAGTACGAGATCCCCACGGCCCTGGTCTCCGCCTCGCACCGGCGCATCATCGACCGGGTGCTGACCTCCCTGGGCGCACACCACTTCGCCCTGACGGTGGCCGGTGACGAGGTGCCGCGCACCAAGCCCCACCCCGACCCGTACCTGGCGGCCGCCGCCGGACTCGGCGCCGACCCCGCCCGGTGCGCCGTCATCGAGGACACCGCGACCGGAGTCGCCGCAGCCGAGGCCGCGGGCTGCCGGGTCGTGGCGGTGCCCTCCGTGGCCCCCATCGCCCCGGCCCTGAGGCGTACGGTCGTCACCTCTCTCGAAGAGGTCGACCTGACATTTCTGCACGGCCTGATGACGGAAATGCGCTAG
- the metH gene encoding methionine synthase, giving the protein MASLPPTPSADSRTRVSALREALAARVVVADGAMGTMLQAQDPTLEDFENLEGCNEILNVTRPDIVRSVHDAYFAVGVDCVETNTFGANHTAAAEYEVADRVHELSEAGARIAREVADEYAARDGRPRWVLGSIGPGTKLPTLGHVTYGTIRDGYQANAEGLLAGGADALLVETTQDLLQTKASVLGARRAMEATGVEVPLLCSMAFETTGTMLLGSEIGAALTALEPLGIDMIGLNCSTGPAEMSEHLRYLTRHSRIPLLCMPNAGLPILTKDGAHFPLDPEGLADAQQNFVRDYGLSLVGGCCGTTPEHLRQLVERVRDVTPTERSPQPEPGAASLYQSVPFRQDTSYLAIGERTNANGSKKFREAMLEGRWDDCVEMAREQIREGAHMLDLCVDYVGRDGVADMEELAGRFATASTLPIVLDSTEVDVIKAGLEKLGGRAVINSVNYEDGDGPESRFAKVTQLAREHGAALIALTIDEEGQARTAEKKVEIAERLIDDLTGNWGIHEEDILVDCLTFTICTGQEESRKDGIATIEGIRELKRRHPKVQTTLGLSNISFGLNPAARILLNSVFLDECVKAGLDSAIVHASKILPIARFSEEEVRTALDLIYDRRAEGYDPLQKLMQLFEGATAKSLKAGKAEELAALPLDERLKRRIIDGEKNGLEADLDEALQSRPALDIVNDTLLEGMKVVGELFGSGQMQLPFVLQSAEVMKTAVAHLEPHMEKVEGDEAGKGTIVLATVRGDVHDIGKNLVDIILTNNGYNVVNLGIKQPVSAILDAAEEHKADVIGMSGLLVKSTVIMKENLEELNSRGLAARFPVILGGAALTRAYVEQDLHEIYQGEVRYARDAFEGLRLMDALIGVKRGVPGAKLPELKQRRVRATAPAAVEERPGEGHVRSDVATDNPVPEPPFRGTRVIKGIQLKEYASWLDEGALFKGQWGLKQARTGEGPSYEELVETEGRPRLRGLLDKLQTENLLEAAVVYGYFPCVSKDDDLIILDEQGNERTRFTFPRQRRGRRLCLADFFRPEESGETDVVGLQVVTVGSRIGEETARLFESNAYRDYLELHGLSVQLAEALAEYWHARVRSELGFAGEDPDEMQGMFELKYRGARFSLGYGACPNLEDRAKIADLLQPERIGVHLSEEFQLHPEQSTDAIVIHHPEAKYFNAR; this is encoded by the coding sequence ATGGCCTCGTTGCCACCGACCCCTTCCGCAGACAGCCGGACCCGTGTGTCCGCCCTCCGAGAGGCCCTGGCCGCCCGTGTGGTCGTGGCCGACGGGGCCATGGGCACCATGCTCCAGGCGCAGGACCCGACGCTCGAGGACTTCGAGAATCTCGAAGGCTGCAACGAGATCCTCAACGTGACCCGGCCGGACATCGTCCGTTCCGTCCACGACGCGTACTTCGCGGTCGGCGTCGACTGCGTCGAGACCAACACCTTCGGCGCCAACCACACGGCCGCGGCGGAGTACGAGGTCGCCGACCGGGTGCACGAGCTGTCCGAGGCGGGTGCCCGGATCGCCCGCGAGGTGGCCGACGAGTACGCCGCCCGGGACGGCCGGCCGCGCTGGGTGCTCGGCTCGATCGGCCCCGGCACCAAGCTGCCCACGCTCGGCCACGTCACCTACGGCACCATCCGCGACGGCTACCAGGCCAACGCCGAGGGCCTGCTCGCGGGCGGCGCGGACGCGCTGCTCGTGGAGACCACGCAGGACCTGCTCCAGACGAAGGCCTCCGTCCTCGGCGCCCGCCGGGCCATGGAGGCCACCGGCGTCGAGGTGCCCCTGCTGTGCTCGATGGCCTTCGAGACCACCGGCACCATGCTGCTCGGCTCCGAGATCGGCGCGGCCCTGACCGCGCTGGAGCCCCTCGGTATCGACATGATCGGCCTGAACTGCTCCACCGGCCCGGCCGAGATGAGCGAGCACCTGCGCTACCTGACGCGCCACTCCCGCATCCCGCTGCTGTGCATGCCGAACGCCGGCCTGCCGATCCTCACCAAGGACGGCGCCCACTTCCCGCTCGACCCCGAGGGCCTGGCCGACGCCCAGCAGAACTTCGTCCGGGACTACGGCCTGTCCCTGGTCGGCGGCTGCTGCGGCACCACCCCCGAGCACCTGCGCCAGCTGGTCGAGCGCGTCCGGGACGTCACCCCGACCGAGCGCTCTCCGCAGCCCGAGCCGGGGGCGGCGTCGCTGTACCAGTCGGTGCCGTTCCGGCAGGACACCTCCTACCTGGCGATCGGCGAGCGGACGAACGCCAACGGCTCGAAGAAGTTCCGCGAGGCCATGCTGGAGGGCCGCTGGGACGACTGCGTCGAGATGGCCCGCGAGCAGATCCGCGAGGGCGCGCACATGCTCGACCTGTGCGTGGACTACGTCGGCCGTGACGGTGTGGCCGACATGGAGGAGCTGGCCGGGCGTTTCGCCACCGCCTCCACGCTGCCGATCGTGCTGGACTCCACCGAGGTCGACGTCATCAAGGCGGGCCTGGAGAAGCTCGGCGGCCGCGCGGTGATCAACTCGGTGAACTACGAGGACGGCGACGGCCCCGAGTCCCGCTTCGCCAAGGTCACCCAGCTCGCCAGGGAGCACGGCGCCGCCCTCATCGCGCTGACCATCGACGAGGAGGGCCAGGCCCGCACGGCCGAGAAGAAGGTCGAGATCGCCGAACGGCTCATCGACGACCTCACCGGCAACTGGGGCATCCACGAGGAGGACATCCTCGTCGACTGCCTGACCTTCACCATCTGCACCGGCCAGGAGGAGTCCCGCAAGGACGGCATCGCCACGATCGAGGGCATCCGCGAGCTGAAGCGGCGCCACCCGAAGGTGCAGACGACGCTGGGCCTGTCCAACATCTCCTTCGGCCTCAACCCGGCCGCCCGCATCCTGCTGAACTCCGTCTTCCTCGACGAGTGCGTCAAGGCGGGCCTGGACTCGGCGATCGTGCACGCGAGCAAGATCCTGCCGATCGCCCGCTTCTCCGAGGAAGAGGTCCGGACGGCTCTGGACCTCATCTACGACCGCCGCGCCGAGGGCTACGACCCGCTCCAGAAGCTCATGCAGCTCTTCGAGGGCGCCACCGCCAAGTCCCTCAAGGCCGGCAAGGCCGAGGAACTGGCCGCGCTGCCGCTGGACGAGCGCCTGAAGCGGCGCATCATCGACGGCGAGAAGAACGGCCTGGAAGCCGACCTCGACGAGGCCCTGCAGTCCCGCCCGGCGCTGGACATCGTCAACGACACCCTGCTGGAGGGCATGAAGGTCGTCGGCGAGCTGTTCGGCTCCGGCCAGATGCAGCTGCCGTTCGTCCTGCAGTCCGCCGAGGTGATGAAGACGGCCGTCGCCCACCTCGAACCGCACATGGAGAAGGTCGAGGGCGACGAGGCGGGCAAGGGCACCATCGTGCTGGCCACCGTGCGCGGCGATGTGCACGACATCGGCAAGAACCTCGTCGACATCATCCTGACCAACAACGGCTACAACGTCGTCAACCTGGGCATCAAGCAGCCCGTCTCCGCGATCCTGGACGCCGCCGAGGAGCACAAGGCCGACGTCATCGGCATGTCCGGCCTCCTGGTCAAGTCCACCGTGATCATGAAGGAGAACCTGGAGGAGCTGAACAGCCGGGGACTTGCCGCCCGCTTCCCGGTGATCCTCGGCGGCGCCGCCCTGACTCGCGCCTACGTCGAGCAGGACCTGCACGAGATCTACCAGGGCGAGGTCCGCTACGCCCGCGACGCCTTCGAGGGCCTGCGCCTCATGGACGCCCTGATCGGCGTCAAGCGGGGCGTGCCCGGCGCGAAGCTGCCCGAGCTGAAGCAGCGCCGCGTGCGGGCCACTGCCCCGGCCGCCGTCGAGGAGCGACCCGGGGAGGGGCACGTCCGCTCCGACGTCGCCACCGACAACCCCGTCCCCGAGCCGCCCTTCCGCGGCACTCGCGTGATCAAGGGCATCCAGCTCAAGGAGTACGCGAGCTGGCTCGACGAGGGCGCCCTGTTCAAGGGGCAGTGGGGCCTGAAGCAGGCCCGCACCGGCGAGGGCCCGTCGTACGAGGAACTCGTCGAGACCGAGGGCCGGCCCCGGCTGCGCGGGCTGCTGGACAAGCTCCAGACGGAGAACCTGCTGGAGGCGGCCGTGGTCTACGGCTACTTCCCGTGCGTCTCCAAGGACGACGACCTGATCATCCTGGACGAGCAGGGCAACGAGCGCACCCGCTTCACCTTCCCGCGCCAGCGCCGCGGCCGGCGTCTGTGCCTGGCCGACTTCTTCCGCCCGGAGGAGTCCGGCGAGACGGACGTCGTGGGCCTCCAGGTCGTCACCGTCGGCTCGCGCATCGGCGAGGAGACCGCGCGTCTGTTCGAGTCCAACGCCTATCGCGACTACCTGGAACTGCACGGCCTGTCCGTGCAGTTGGCCGAGGCGCTCGCCGAGTACTGGCACGCGCGCGTGCGCTCCGAACTCGGCTTCGCCGGCGAGGACCCGGACGAGATGCAGGGCATGTTCGAACTGAAGTACCGGGGCGCCCGCTTCTCCCTCGGCTACGGCGCCTGCCCCAACCTGGAGGACCGCGCGAAGATCGCCGACCTGCTCCAGCCGGAGCGCATCGGCGTCCACCTGTCCGAGGAGTTCCAGCTGCACCCCGAGCAGTCCACGGACGCCATCGTGATCCACCACCCGGAGGCGAAGTACTTCAACGCCCGCTGA